The Mytilus edulis chromosome 4, xbMytEdul2.2, whole genome shotgun sequence nucleotide sequence caagaggccttcaacactgagcaaaaCCATACTTTTGGCAAGTTATAAAAGGCTGCGACAAAATTCAATGTATAGGAATTCCAATAAGAAAACCACCAGCCTAATTTCTgttcaaaataaatagaaaaatatgatatacagttaCAAACGATATTCACGGCATTACAGAAACTTAACTTGAGacagtatatacaaaatattgcggagttaaacatgtttcctTTTTGACTAGCTGCCACTTTTTTGCaacttttaagtatatgatatcTTTAGCTATTTGACTAGTGATGCCGATCACGTTATCCTTAGCAGAGTCAAGCATAGACATACGGAGAAAAGATTATATGTGAAACAGAAGCAACGCTTTGTAttgatttgtataattatatCTAAAGCTAGTTTAAAAGAGCAGtgacttttaaaattatattgtagAAAACTTACGAATAGTAACATGACATGTGTTTACGCTTTGACAATTACACCCACtaaattttgttaaacaggctttTTTTCATCTTACGCATTTAATATATAGTATAATTTCGTTCAATAACAGGCGCTATCAAACAAATTTTCAGTATTAAagtgaaacacatatatatatttatttcgatcTAAACCATGACAAACTTGACCAAAACCATGACGAATTTCTAGACTCTTAACCGAACCATGGGTGTATTTGTTTGCTCTCTTCTGACGACATCCAGAAGACCTCCAGGTTTGGGAAGCAAACAAATAGAAATGGAGTGCTTCTGTAGAATCACGTGTTACCTCCAGAAGTTTGAAGCAAACAAACATAAACAGATCGCTTCTGGACTATTGTGTATGTATttgataaacaaataattttcgtattaaaaaaatggaaacagtTTTTACAGAGTTTCTTTTATCAGACGATGATAGTGACAATGACTGTGACTCAGAAAGTACAGTTATATTTGGTGCAGTACTACAGACCTTTCTGTAAGTTTCTGTAAGTTTTCCAGCAAACACAAATGTATGATTGTTGTGACGTTGAAAAATTATTTAGTAGAGACATACGGTCCTTCGATACTTCCGACAAATGAACACATTTACTAACTATTGTTTATTATACAAGTAGTTTTAAAAAGGGCTGACTTTTTATACGCctgtttacgggacgtattatggtataccgttgtccgtccgtctgtccgtccgtcgtccacatgtcggacaataactcaaaatcgCTTTATCcagtttgtatgaaactttggtgaattgtttatatctattgacttaagcttcctttcgatttttataaatttcagactttacgtttccgagttataagattttattcataaaaagggggggggggacacTGCCTATTTTTCTTAAGTGCATGGATAAAGTacattaaatgttaaaaaatatatgaaatcagaTATCTTATGacattataaaaatgtttatcattcatttattttgtagctaattctcttcttttttttaggcAAAGAGAAAGTCGTGTTCGAATAGACAATTATATATCTGATGTTGTTGCCCAATTTACAGCTGTTGAATTCAGGAGAATATATAGAATATCAGTTGACTGTTTTCAGCACCTTTGCCAGTTATTGTCTACATGCCCAGAAATGTCAGTCAGGTCACCTCAGTTTGGCGGTAGGGGGAGAATTTCTTTGGAGAAAACCGTTCTAATAGCCTTGAGATATCTTGGACATCAGGAAAATGTGCGCATTATATCAAATATCTTTGATGTGGCCGACTCGTCTGTAATTGTTAGTAGAGATAGGTTTATTTCGGCTATTTTGAATAACCTTAAGGACAGATTTATACGATGGCCCTCGGGTGCTGCTGAAAAAAATGATGTCGTAAGAAAATTTAGAGAAAAGAGGGGATTTCCTGGAATCGTCGGATGTATAGATGGAACACATATCCATATTAAACCCCCAACAGAACACCCACAAAGTTATGTCAATAGAAAAAGTTTCCACAGTGTTATTCTGCAAGCAGTTTGCCTTCAAGATATgaagatttcgaattgttttgcgGGTTTTCCTGGAAGTGTTCATGACTCCAGGGTGCTACGACAATCAGATTTATGGGACGAAGCAAACATGGCTTGTGGTCAAAATCACATTTTAGGAGACGGTGCCTACCCGATTAAGACCTGGCTCATGACGCCATACAGGAACACTGGTAATTTGACACAAATTCAAAAGAGATATAATGCAGCTCATTCTGCCACACGTAGTATCATAGAAAGAGTTTTTGCCATGTTGAAAGGACGATTCCGCAGACTACGGTATATCGAAGTCCAGCAGATTAAAACAGTGAACGAAATAATTATCACCTGTTGTGTTCTCCACAACATATCAATACTTGATGGGGACGCTGCTCTTGATATGATGGATGACGATGAAGAAGATAACATTCAACAAAACGCAGTCAACAATCTTCAAGGACCAGACCAACAAGGAATTTTAAAACGCGATCAAATAGCTGcaaatttgcaataaaataacttactatatttgttttattttattaattggtTTCCCTAATTTTTTCCAAACCGTATCCCTTTAACTTTAAAATTGGAACGTCATGACGAAAACCTTTTTATAGTGGTGGTCTTGTGGTGCCTAGCATGACTTGGGATGTCGGTAGTTTGTTAGTTAGATATCCAACtgggtcaaaccaaagacttgaaaatttgattttttttcttctctggCAAGCACACGCATTTAGGAGTAagcatgccaagaaattgcctccgatgaaattctgcaaacaccccacTGAGCCATACAATTATATGGATGAGTTTTAGTCCGATTTACTGCATGACCATGTGCTAAGTGACACATGTCATTAACTTCAATATTTGTTGAAATCACATATTTTTAATTCTATGGAAGTCCCTAGGACTACGGTGGTATACAAGAATTTTAAGCTATGATTTCTTTCGGCATGAGCAAGTCTGGCATGAtcagagtcagaataatgtgtcccgAGTAAGGTTATTTGTGTCTTCCTTCGGACttttaccttgtgaactagcacgttaaaaatcCGGCTCGTCGGCGGTCTTGAAATTAACAGGATTCATACTTCTATCTCATTACCATGTTCTCGtcccgatatgcatgtaatatttcccactggacgttaaacaccaatccgtcATCATCTTCTATTGAATGGAATTAAAATGAATAGTTGACCTAAAGCATTTTGCAACAATTTATTATGTATTCATAAAATCAAAAAGTATTGGGTGAAATGCattgctgttgaagacaattaTGATAAAATAGGTCAAAACTtatatttctgtaaaatttagcCTGAAAGGACGGCATGTCCTTGATCAAAATAAAATACCTTCATTGTTAATTAATATATCTTAAAGataataatattgtttaaaaagaaCGACACTGATGAAGGAAATTTGTTGTGCCAAAAGATTTGTACGTCTTAATTGGTATACTTGTACATTAAGCTTAGCTCGCCCGGACCAAGGGGCCAGTGTGAGCTATTGGCATCACTTCTTGTTCTTCGTCGTAGTCGTCCGTAAAACGTCTTAGTCAGTTGGAACCaaaattggccacaatcatccttggtgtatctagtttaaaaaaaaatatattacttcAATCTCTAAACGTAGAAAAAAGgtgtaaaatacaagtatcgtctataaagataagataagacACAATATATCTTTATTCCAATTAAAGGACCCATGATGAGCAAAgcaatttattacaatgattttttataattgagagacacaaataattttgacaatcttatataaatatgaatataatcaaCTTTATAAGTTTATGCCGGATCTTAAGCCACAGCCAGACCAGAGCCAAAGAATATGTGTAAAAAAGCAGTAATAAAACAGATTGTATAAAATATTAACAGGCAAATATTCTCAATGGgttatatataaacatatctgtACTTTAATGATAGTTTTCTGTGTTCAAAACATTTCTTAATATAAGTTCAAAATTTTTTTAATACCTataggttttcttgaataaaaagtCAATTGAACTTGGCACTTGTGTTTAACACTTCGAAATTTTGACAACTTATCAAATTTTATCACAGAACTCTTTTCTCAAAAGATAAAGGGGACATTCACATATAAAATGTTCTTCATCTTCAACTTTATCCAGCATGCATTTTTTACATAACCTTTGTGTTTTATCTAgtatatagttgtttttttttaaacttgaatacCGTTATAGACAGTGAAAATCTGATTGGGATAGAAATGTCAATATTtacttaggccacaccaatttgattccttgttcgacggacccgcccgcacctatttttttcaaaacagaatttttttatttttttatattcccgcttcccgcatccggaaatgtaatcatgtccatttcccgcaccgttttttttttgtaaacattataaaaagatatcaacatttgtttttaaaatcacagtctaacctgtatataacgatttgaaacataaaagcaccccagcacactttgtaaatatctgtgagaatatttgtttcagcatgaaacctacttatccaaagcgggagtgctccgatcaaggatttgtatctccgatataaatatatatcagcGGAAATACCGGAGtaaagaacaaaacattggttactttcccccttacttatattccctatcaaaacatgttcgttgtaagaataaagtacaaagaacttctgaaggatttgccttcaactgcaattatattgtatgcttgCGGAACAAGACTATCCATAGCCTCTgctgtttatgcacctgtcctgattgattgaggggcctgtcgttcagcagttatcgttagttaatgttgttcattggtattttcccgtttggatatacatgatatataaattagatcgttggttttcctgttcgaatagtgtacgctaataattttgggtcccttttagcctgctgtttggtctgtatcaaagccctgtgtaaaaggccgtaccttgacctgtgtttgttatttatatcaggttgagaacaaccctccctcagacaacatggacaaggggtcattttactgatgtagaaaagaaaataaaaataccaaggatttgtatagttcttctatacaaaacctttgaaaacttagaattttgtactcaaaaagaggagagttacatcatattttaaacaactttttctaaaagaggggtccacttattttgaataatattaaactgttaaagtaaatgtgttaacatggttaaagtccaggcatattacaaaattcttggacatgttttgaccatttaataccagatagatatatagttctttgagaaaatatgagcccttttgtacaaacaaatatattataacttatattgatccctcataaaacatgtaaaagggatatttataacattgtcattaaggggttgtccccaaactgattatgacttggatggagaattgtctcattgtcagtcacacatacatgtcctacatagaccagatttaattatttcttggtgaacagggaaaaatacttcagaaattaaagaaatgtcaaagtacaagtgataaatcaagctttaatattgtcaaaacctactattttatgtttacaaaaaaaaattataatcgctcgcctctacttttcaagcttcgcctcaaaaatttgcaaattaaatatttttttatttaaattttcaaatcgctcgctcgccccaaattttgaagtccaaaaatccgtagaacaagaaattaaattggtgtggccttagttCAATCAATTGACGTTTGATCAACTTCAAATAATTTTTCTGGTACTATTTGTTGATTTTATGTAATAGTTTGTTTTCCATGGTTACAACGCGTTCGTGTTCCGTGTTAAtcatgataaacagaataataacaTGTCACATATTAAACAAATAGGTTATAATAATAATGTGCATGTTTCAAAGGGATTTGAAAtccaaatattttattatgtactaaGTGAAATTAAACAACAAATAGCGTTTTccttattgtaatattttgacCGAATTTAGttgtgaaagagggacgaaagataccagagggacagtcaaactcgtaaatcgaaaataaactgacaacgccatggctaaaaatgacaaatgccaacagaaaacaatagtacacacgataCAACATAGCAAACATGAACCCAGTAATATGTGTACAGCAAGAGAAACTTACCCTGTCGAAACACCGAGTATTGATCTGTTCGAATTGCATGCAAATTTCTGTTGGTTacatatattataacttatatatattcaaattcaattaaCACTTTACGGTATCAAAAATATACTATTGGTTATTACATAAACTATACGCCTAATTTACTTACAGAAACTTTCCTGAAGTTTCATGAACAATGTCTTTTTTTTGCTGATGGATTTCAGAATAGACGCATGTGCTTCGGGAAAAATGTCTTTTTTCATCCGAATGTTGAAAATGTCTCCAAAAACACGGTTCCTCATTTTCCAGTGTTCCTTTCATTATACCAACAAAACATTGTTTCATATACAAAAACAGCTGTAATACTTTTATAGGCATAGTACGGTTAATTGTTTACCAAACGTCAATTAACTGTATCATTTAACAttcttaaacaaatattaaaaagggAGAATGCTTTCACTTACAATAGCTTACatgaaaatgttttttgaatGTGCGACAAGATAATCACTATACAAAGAGCACCAATTATACACCTTTCTGCCAAAATCTAAGAAGtgttaaaaatgaagaaataacgAATCAAAGGCATTAAACTAATCCTGAAATAAAATGTCATTCTATAATAATGTATCTACCTTTATTATTTTGGGtgaaaggaaaataaataataacaacaagatattaattgaaaattttttgccagatattgcaatttgtttttcaatgatGGATGTAGGAGCTTTTCACACTGATGATCTTACTGTATCGGCACCTTACTTTGATGCTTACAGAGTATTGATTTGTGATAATTTATTTAAGGTGGTAacttacactacagggagataactctgtaaaatcagctaaacgttttaattacgttgtgttgttatgggaatattaagcttttcaatgatcaaaattagtgtttgtcaaactggtatataaccagtgtatttttttcttataaaacggttggttcaaatttttgaaatttttatatttttgtcaagaggtcaaagtaaatactttgtcaaaatgctatgaaaattaaacgagccaaattaattttagtgaagatgttgggtaccaccttaaccaaCAAGATTACTATAACAGTGTCAAGATTAAAACATCTTACTGATGAAGAATATTAATTAGTCagcactagaacacacccgtgatatcccGAACCCATGACTGAATTCAAGTATTTTACTACGTGTAAGCTTATTTTAGCCCGGATTTTttgtattggtattgtcatctgattaaGTCATGCTGATTATTAGATGcatagttttctctgctttcaaaatctttctgtttgaacccttgaatatatctattatttaaaatttaattgtttggATAACAAAAGGGTCCGGAATGGAGTAATTTTCAATcaacaaacaaatggaagtttttaacgatcttgactggctataaagccccTGCACGGTCAGTAAATCAACAGCAGTGTCCTATATTAgtcataaataaagttgaattctttgattcgctgttttacgtcatacctgctaacaaattgaaaactgtacctatacgccttattctTAGTCTAGATTTTTAGTATCCATATTGTCATCTTATAAattcatactgattaaaatactacaataagaaacaaatgtgacaatgattgaatttgtgtcaaccctgtgattatgaacCGAGTATATAGCAAATCtcaaatacaccgtttggtggtgcgcctgtaaGATGCGGaatgtacagataaggtaataggtaacaggtgaatataatattggtatcggtatcggatttgaCCCGGaaattgttaattattggcaatatttattatgtggaaaacaaaagggtctggaatgGTGTaacttttaatcaacaccattgtcctatattagctataatatataaagttgaattctttgaattGCTGTTTTTACCCCATGATGAATGACAGATTGGATTATagatatgttccggaccatatgagtatttggaccatacgcgtatggtcatgaccatttGCGTATACTCATaaggtccgaccgtacgcgtatggtcggaccatacgagtataatactcgtttggttattaacggg carries:
- the LOC139518954 gene encoding putative nuclease HARBI1, which codes for METVFTEFLLSDDDSDNDCDSESTVIFGAVLQTFLQRESRVRIDNYISDVVAQFTAVEFRRIYRISVDCFQHLCQLLSTCPEMSVRSPQFGGRGRISLEKTVLIALRYLGHQENVRIISNIFDVADSSVIVSRDRFISAILNNLKDRFIRWPSGAAEKNDVVRKFREKRGFPGIVGCIDGTHIHIKPPTEHPQSYVNRKSFHSVILQAVCLQDMKISNCFAGFPGSVHDSRVLRQSDLWDEANMACGQNHILGDGAYPIKTWLMTPYRNTGNLTQIQKRYNAAHSATRSIIERVFAMLKGRFRRLRYIEVQQIKTVNEIIITCCVLHNISILDGDAALDMMDDDEEDNIQQNAVNNLQGPDQQGILKRDQIAANLQ